The uncultured Dysgonomonas sp. genome contains the following window.
TAGCAACGCTTTTTTTACAGCATTTTAAGCAGCTATTGTCTATGAATTGTCTGCTTCATCTCTAGATTCAAAGATAGCAAAAAAAGTAATATTTATCCACTTCTATTTCAATCTTTATTTAGCACCTTTTCACCTCAAAAATATTAATTAGAGCATATACTATCTATTACTATCAAGAATTTTAAGACAATATTTTAAACCTTTCAGCTCTCCTCTTAATTCATTTCGGTTTTCTAATGTATCATCAAAATTAATCATCCTATTTTCAATAGATTCTATTCTATCAATAATCTGTATTCGTACTTCATTAAACGCAATATCAGCATTTAGAATAAGACCTTTAATAGGTTCTCTATTTTCTATTAACAAACTTAATTGCTTGTAATATTCGTCTTTCAAATTCTTGAGATTTTGCGGATCATGCAATAATTCTATTGTTAAATTGAAGAGTTGCCTCATCACCTCTTCCGGCAAAGTATCTAATTCTTTCCTTGCTGTATTTCGTCCTCGAATTCCACTATATCGGGAAAAATTACAATAAAAATTATCTATATCATTGTTAATATCTATAGTTACGTGCTTAGAATCTGTAAAAAGATATAATTTACAGGCTTTTATGCTGTATTTAAAGTAATACTCTCCATTTTCTGAAAAAGATTCACTCAATTTACGAATTGTACTTGTATAGTATGAATCGAATATTTCGGGAATGATACGTTTCACCTTCACATATTCACTAGCTAAAGTTACTTCTGATTTATATTCCTCACTATAACTAAGTTCAATATTGGGAGCGTATTCCCAATCCTCATTTATAGATACATAGAGGTACTTATTGACAAGTTCTAATGTATCCCCTCTTCTGATATAGGGAGAGATGCTTTTTATAAGGTAACATTTATCTTTCATAGCACACTGCAATATTTTAATCTTTAAGAGTACAAAGAATTGAAAAAAAGATGATTGAATATTTATTCAGTATAACTTATTTTAGTGGCTTTGACCGTGTTTACATAATTGACAAATAATTTTATTATTATCAGCCGTAGCCAATTATTCATTCGTGATTATAGAAAATTCGTTTCCCGTTCTCTTTAAAAGTAAATCGGTTGCACCAAGTAATGATAGTAACTCCGAACTATTAGCCAATTTATTCTTCTCTATCCCTGGCTGAACAACATATATATGAAACTCAATATCGCAATAATTAGAAAGCAACATATTTTGGATTATAAGTAATTCATCGTCTCCACCTTTCTCGTATCTTGATGGATTTCCTTGTGCTATCCGGTTGCTATTCCTGCGGTTCATGTGGTTCAACAAATCCATTCATCGAACGAAACTCATAGCCTAGAAAGTCTTCGCCTATATACTTTTTAAGGATGCCTTTTTCTTTACCGATATAGTAGCTCTTTTTGTTTTTTCCGACTGGAATAGAAATCTTGACGGAAAAATCAATATATACGTGTTCGTCTGGGAATAAACTATACATAATTAGATTTTAGATTGTTACACCATAAAAATAATCAAAACTATTATAAATATAGAGATTTACAAACGGAATTATCAACATGTTAATAGAGTTTCTGTAGACTTTTCTAATTAAAAAACGAATGAGATTTGACCATCTTAGAAGAAAATTATATCTAAAATAAGACGAATAGAAATTGTACACGTTCGTTCAGCAATTTCCAATTGGTAAGAAACATCCATTTTTAATTATATTTGAGGTCTATATATTGAGAGTGAATAGAACTGTATGATAATTTAAAAAATTATCTGTTATTATTACTAAAAATATTCTCCCAATGTAAAATATGGACCACAATAATCACGGCTTACGGCGTAGTCTAAAGAAATATTAGTTCCGGACTCTCTATCAACCTTAATTCGAAGCCCCCCTCCTGCTCCAAGGTTCCAATTGGAAAATAGTTTACTTTTTGGGCCATTCAAACTATTGATGTTAACAAATAAAACAAATCCGAGAAGTCCATCTCTAGTAATATCCCTCCTATACTCCGCTTCTGAATAAAATAAAGACTTTGATCGGAATCTCCCTTGCTGAAACCCTCGACCTGAACTATTGAAACTATCCCATCCGATGGATGGCAGATCAAAATAAGGAGGGCTGGAATTAAATGTCGTCCAAAAATAACTCCATAATGCAATTAGATTTTGATTTCTCGAAGAATTACGTAATCTGTAATATTTCCGCACATCAAAATATAAAGAATGCCACCAACGGTCACTACCCAAGAATTTTAAATTATTTCTATACTCTAAATTTATATAATCACCTTTCGACGGATTAATAGAATTTCCTCGCGTATCATATAGAAGGTTAAAGTTTATGCCGGAAGAAATACTTCGTACATAGTTTTCAGTCCCATAATGATAGTTTGTGTATTCTGCGAGCGTCTTATCTGAAGAATCCGTATGAACATTTGAGTGTACATCTAAATTATAACCTAAGCCAACGAGTAAGCCGGGAGAAACCCGCCGTAAAAAATGTTGATAAATACGCAGATAAGACCTATCTACGAGTAATTTATTCTCATAAGAATTTGATTTTCCTAGTCCCCAGGTATACTCCGGGTAGTTATAGATCCTCATATCGCCACGTAGAGCCCACGTATTTTGTTTTAACCAGATATAAGAACGAACTGAAATGCCATATCTATTTTCAAAATCGATATATGGTTCAAGCCAAACTTCAGATTGGTTGGTATTCTTTCGATTTCCTAAATAAAAACTTGCGGATAGTGATGTTACTAGGATATTTCCACCACCAGGGACTTCAGTTGTAAATGGCAAAACAGAAAAATTAAATTTCCTGTCCGTTGTATCCTTAGCCTCCTGCTTTTTTATATCAAATAAGCCCTCGATGACATCAAAAACATCTTTCTTTCTGAGTGTATCTAACTTATTGTCAACAGCTGTTGAATCCACAGGAATCTGTGCCTGTAAATCGAAAGAGAAAATCCCGGAATATACCAAGATGGTACTTATTATTTTAATATATTGAGATCTCATTTGAAATAGGTTACATTATACGTAATATGATTTTAAACAAAAAGTTAATCATTTAATTATAGTTTACTAAATATATAAACTCTGCGGGCTGTGCCATATTATCATTCGTCGTCGTCACTAAATACTCTTAAGAAAACTAACAGAATAATTAGCCAGGCAATTAATAGCAATATTATTGCTATTAATGGTATTAAAAAAAAGTACATCATCTTTTTATTTTTTCCATCGTTTATGTGTCCATAACCAGCCGTATGGCTCTTGATTGATATTTTCAGCTAGTAAGTTTATGTATCTTAGAGATATTTCCCCTTCATTCATAGACTCCGTTTCAGAACATATAGGCATACATCTTACTTTATAATTTCCTTTCGATAGTTGTTGGATATGTAAATAAATTACAGATGATCGACTAATTCGTGACAGCTTTTCCATACCTGAAAAAACATATGTCTCCTGGTTCAGGAAATCGAATTTGTATTTGTCATCTTTTATTCGGGGACATTGGTCTGCCAGAAAAAAGTAAACGGCAGGTGATGACTTTTGAGTCAGGATGTGGCGCACAATTGATTTATGAGATATCAGTTTTACGCCAAAACGGGATCGAATTTTGATCATCAGCCTGTTTATTATTATTGACCGTAGAGGCTTATATACTGCATACATATTGTAGGGAAGTTTGCAGGCTATAAAATTAGGCATCTCCCAATTAGCACAATGCCCCAGACAGACAATAACGTTTCGTCCTGTATTTATATACCTGTCTATAAGTTCCAGGTTTTCAAAAATTATTTTCTTATCAAGTTCTTTTGCAGGGATGGATATGCTTTTTATGATTTCAGCAAAATAGGCAGTAAAACACGTATAAAATTTTTTCATTATACAGTGAATCTCCCCATACGATTTATCGGGAAAGGAGCGTGCCATGTTTTGGATTACCACAGCCTTCCTGTAACCAATAATATTGTAAATAACAAAAAAAGCGACGGAAGCCATTGCATACAGGAATACCATAGGTATTAGGCTCACGGTATAAGCAATAACATAAATACCTTTATAGATAATCATTTGCAATATTTGTTTCATTTTTTAATCAGTAATGGGATTTAGTAATCCAAAATCGCTAAGCTATATAGCGGATGGATTGATAATAATTGATTTTAAATAATACAACCTCTTATTTTCTCAGCTAATATTTTCTGAAAGAATGAGTTTAAATTGACAGGAGCTCATCGTAAATTTATTTTAAGCTTCATAATAAAGCGGATTGTTTGCTTTAAGCAGAGTTTCTACTTGTTAATCGTATATCCTAATGACCATTCTATAAAATCAGCTTTGCCCATATGGGCTTTGATTGAAAGGCCGGTATTCAGATTCTTATACACATAATACCTGATCCCCGCGCGCAGGAAGAATCTGTTTATCTCTCCATTGAAGTTCTGTTTGTGAATATAACAGCCGATGTTACCATTCAGAATCAGGCGTTCATTCAATATATGGACAAGATAAAAAGAGGGGCCACCGGAAAATATGGAACTTATTCTTCCTGCTTTATCGTCAGCAATCTCTTTTTTATTGCCGGATGCAGCATAAAAAATATCCAAGCCTCCACCGATTCTCCATTTATGAGATATGTGCCTGCTTGCATAAAAACCAAGAGAAATTTTAAGATATCGCTTGCTTAGGTCTTCGTGAAGTTGCTTAAATCCCATTCCATAATTAAAATGATACATCCACTTTCTGCTATAGGATTTTATAGGAAGATTTTTGTGAACCGGTATATCTTTCTGAGGCTGGTAACTCAGCGATAAGGATAAGGGCATGAGGTTTATTCCTTTATTCGGTAATGCCAGCGCACCATTTGAAAAATGATGGAATGACAACCCCATTCCCATTTTCCAGTTGGGATGCAGTTTATATTGTACCCTGAACCCGAAGCCAATGTAAACATTATCTTCAGAGCCGATAACCTTATTGGTGGGATTCTTTACTTTATCAAACGGATTAAAATCTCCGGATAAACCCAAGGCTATACGGTAATCGTATGACCATTTACTATTCAGCTCATGCTTTAGGGGTACTTGTACAAACCCGTATAGAGTATATGGATTGCCGATTGATGATTTATTCAATGTCGCCAAATACAAACCTATTCCATAGACTGGATTGTTATAAAGCTGGTTGTATTTATCATTCGTACCTAATTGTTTCCAACCGATTCTTAGATGAATACCCTGGTAATAAGCATTTTTATAAGCAATGCTTCCCACACCCTTTTGTTTCACGATTCCTCCATTGTCTAACTCCATCTCATAAATAACAGGATTTTTAACCTGTTTGCTTTTGATAGAGTCAGCCTGCGCAAAACAATCAGCGGATAGTACCGCTGTAAAAAGGCACAAAAGATTAATATACATTCGATTTTTCGAATGAAAACAAAATGGATTCATAAATGATATTTAGATTATCTAAACAGAGATAAAGGGTATATAAATAGCATTTTAGCTATCTAACCATATTTTTATTTCCGACACCCGCTCCCTGCTTACAATCACCTCCTCTTCCGGAGCCGGGAACAAATAAAGCTTCAGACGATTTCCAAAGTACACGTGTATATTTTTTATACATTTTCGGGAAATAATAAGTTGGCGGTTAATCCGAATAAAGAGGTGAGGATTGATTTCTTTTTCCAGATAATCCAGAGTAGATGAGATAACGAACTTTTTATCTGCCGTAACAAGGTATGTTATTTTGTTTGACAAGTGGAAATAGGCTATATCTGTTTCAGGAACAGATAATAACTGGTCACGCCATTCTACCAGAAAATTAGCCTTATACACAGGTTGCTTTTGGGATACTTTCCGGAGGATATCCTCTATGTCAGGGACTGGAGAAACAGGGTGATATTGTCTATACCTGGCCAGACTTTTTTCAATATCATCAAGGGCAATCGGTTTGAGTAAATAATCAATGCCATTGGCTTTAAAAGCTTTTATGGCATATTCATCATAAGCTGTCGTAAATATTACGGGCTTTGTGATTTTGAATGCCGAAAATATATCAAAACTCAGACCGTCAGATAACTGAATATCCATAAAATACAGATCAGGCTCATCATTAGAGGTTAACCATTCCAGCGTTTCTTTAACTGTTTGTAAAAGAGCCACTATTTCTATATCTTCCCGCACTTTCCCTATCAGCCTTTTCAGGCGATTGGCTGTTAACGGTTCATCTTCTATAATTACTGCTTTTATCATGTTAATCAATCTAATAATGGAACTTTAACAAGGAAAGTATGCTCACTGTGTTCTATCTTTATAGATTTCTTACTTAGAAGATTATATCTATAGGATATATTGCGAAGACCGATTCCGGTACTATCCACAGGATTAATAATGGGATTGACATTATTTCTTATAACGATAAAATTATCTTCGGTGAAAATCTCTATCTTTAATGGATTTTGCCTGCTTATCGAATTGTGCTTAATGGCATTCTCTACTAATAATTGCATCGTGGCCGTAGCTATTCCTTTTTGCATGAGGTCCTCGGGGATATCAACCGTTACGATGAGGCTTTCCTGATATCTCATCTTATAAAGGAAGAGATAGGAGTTGATAAAATCCAATTCATCATGTAATGGAACAATATGCAACTCTTCATCTTTTAGTACATGGCGGTAAATAATAGACAGCCGTTGTACATATTCGACTGCCAACTGTGGATCTTCTTCAATCAGGGA
Protein-coding sequences here:
- a CDS encoding BamA/TamA family outer membrane protein, which gives rise to MRSQYIKIISTILVYSGIFSFDLQAQIPVDSTAVDNKLDTLRKKDVFDVIEGLFDIKKQEAKDTTDRKFNFSVLPFTTEVPGGGNILVTSLSASFYLGNRKNTNQSEVWLEPYIDFENRYGISVRSYIWLKQNTWALRGDMRIYNYPEYTWGLGKSNSYENKLLVDRSYLRIYQHFLRRVSPGLLVGLGYNLDVHSNVHTDSSDKTLAEYTNYHYGTENYVRSISSGINFNLLYDTRGNSINPSKGDYINLEYRNNLKFLGSDRWWHSLYFDVRKYYRLRNSSRNQNLIALWSYFWTTFNSSPPYFDLPSIGWDSFNSSGRGFQQGRFRSKSLFYSEAEYRRDITRDGLLGFVLFVNINSLNGPKSKLFSNWNLGAGGGLRIKVDRESGTNISLDYAVSRDYCGPYFTLGEYF
- a CDS encoding lysophospholipid acyltransferase family protein, whose translation is MKQILQMIIYKGIYVIAYTVSLIPMVFLYAMASVAFFVIYNIIGYRKAVVIQNMARSFPDKSYGEIHCIMKKFYTCFTAYFAEIIKSISIPAKELDKKIIFENLELIDRYINTGRNVIVCLGHCANWEMPNFIACKLPYNMYAVYKPLRSIIINRLMIKIRSRFGVKLISHKSIVRHILTQKSSPAVYFFLADQCPRIKDDKYKFDFLNQETYVFSGMEKLSRISRSSVIYLHIQQLSKGNYKVRCMPICSETESMNEGEISLRYINLLAENINQEPYGWLWTHKRWKK
- a CDS encoding acyloxyacyl hydrolase, whose translation is MYINLLCLFTAVLSADCFAQADSIKSKQVKNPVIYEMELDNGGIVKQKGVGSIAYKNAYYQGIHLRIGWKQLGTNDKYNQLYNNPVYGIGLYLATLNKSSIGNPYTLYGFVQVPLKHELNSKWSYDYRIALGLSGDFNPFDKVKNPTNKVIGSEDNVYIGFGFRVQYKLHPNWKMGMGLSFHHFSNGALALPNKGINLMPLSLSLSYQPQKDIPVHKNLPIKSYSRKWMYHFNYGMGFKQLHEDLSKRYLKISLGFYASRHISHKWRIGGGLDIFYAASGNKKEIADDKAGRISSIFSGGPSFYLVHILNERLILNGNIGCYIHKQNFNGEINRFFLRAGIRYYVYKNLNTGLSIKAHMGKADFIEWSLGYTINK
- a CDS encoding LytTR family DNA-binding domain-containing protein, which codes for MIKAVIIEDEPLTANRLKRLIGKVREDIEIVALLQTVKETLEWLTSNDEPDLYFMDIQLSDGLSFDIFSAFKITKPVIFTTAYDEYAIKAFKANGIDYLLKPIALDDIEKSLARYRQYHPVSPVPDIEDILRKVSQKQPVYKANFLVEWRDQLLSVPETDIAYFHLSNKITYLVTADKKFVISSTLDYLEKEINPHLFIRINRQLIISRKCIKNIHVYFGNRLKLYLFPAPEEEVIVSRERVSEIKIWLDS